The following are encoded in a window of Neomicrococcus lactis genomic DNA:
- a CDS encoding ATP-binding cassette domain-containing protein, which yields MTTVPLADSHEMIRVHGANENNLKNVSLEIPKRRLTVFTGVSGSGKSSLVFGTVAAESQRMINETYSSFVQGFMPNIGRPDVDLLEGLTTAIIVDQERMGANPRSTVGTVTDANAMLRIIYSRIAEPRIGSSNAYSFNVPSVSASGVMKVMKGGKEVAEKKTFTQTGGMCPECEGRGQVSDIDLDELYDSSKSLAEGPFKIPGYTADGWAMRIFTGSGFFDVDKPIVKYNATEMNDLLHKEPTKVKVDNINLTYEGLIPKIQKSFLSKDRDGLQPHIRAFVDRIATFKKCPECDGTRLAEPARNSFVNGKSIADLCSMQINELSAWIRDLKEPSMAPLIENLQHTLDQFVEIGLGYLTLDRPSGSLSGGESQRVKMIRHMGSALTDVTYVFDEPSVGLHPHDIQRMNELLQRLRDKGNTVLVVEHKPEMIEIADYVVDMGPGPGSHGGQICFEGSVADLRKSGTVTGKHLDDRAQLKPNVNKPKGSLKIRGASENNLQNVDIDVPLGVLVAVTGVSGSGKSSLVHGSIAKNEGVVSIDQTAIRGSRRSNPATYTGMLEPIRKAFAKENGVKPALFSANSEGACPTCNGAGVVYTELGFMATVGTTCEDCEGKRFQPEVLEYRLAGKNIDEVLSMPVDEAEAFFGAGDAKIPAVHKILQRLADVGLGYLSLGQPLTTLSGGERQRLKLATQMADKGEIYVLDEPTTGLHLADVEQLMGLLDRLVKSGKSVIVIEHHQAVMAHADWIIDLGPGAGNEGGKVVFEGTPAEIVKDASTLTGKYLKEYVGA from the coding sequence ATGACCACCGTGCCTTTGGCGGATAGCCACGAAATGATTCGCGTTCACGGAGCGAATGAGAACAACCTCAAGAATGTTTCACTGGAGATTCCCAAGCGCCGGCTCACGGTGTTTACGGGTGTTTCTGGATCCGGTAAATCATCGCTTGTGTTTGGGACGGTCGCTGCGGAATCCCAGCGCATGATTAACGAAACCTATAGCTCGTTTGTGCAAGGTTTCATGCCCAATATTGGCCGGCCGGACGTTGATCTGCTCGAAGGCCTGACCACCGCCATCATCGTGGATCAAGAGCGGATGGGTGCAAACCCGCGCTCGACCGTGGGCACCGTGACGGACGCGAACGCTATGCTGCGCATCATCTACAGCCGCATCGCGGAGCCACGGATTGGTTCCTCCAACGCTTACTCCTTCAACGTGCCATCCGTCAGCGCGAGCGGTGTTATGAAGGTCATGAAGGGCGGCAAGGAGGTCGCCGAAAAGAAGACCTTTACGCAGACCGGCGGCATGTGCCCCGAGTGCGAGGGCCGCGGTCAGGTCTCCGACATTGATCTCGACGAGCTCTACGACTCTTCGAAGTCTCTGGCCGAGGGACCGTTCAAGATCCCCGGTTACACGGCGGACGGCTGGGCCATGCGGATCTTCACTGGCTCCGGATTCTTCGATGTGGACAAGCCCATCGTGAAGTACAACGCCACCGAAATGAACGACCTGCTCCACAAGGAACCAACCAAGGTCAAGGTCGACAACATCAACCTGACCTACGAAGGCCTGATCCCGAAGATTCAGAAGTCCTTTCTGTCCAAAGATCGCGACGGCCTGCAACCGCACATTCGAGCTTTCGTGGACCGCATTGCCACCTTCAAGAAGTGCCCGGAATGCGATGGCACTCGACTTGCTGAACCGGCCCGCAATTCGTTCGTCAACGGCAAGAGCATCGCCGATCTGTGCTCCATGCAGATCAATGAACTTTCTGCCTGGATTCGTGATCTCAAGGAACCGTCGATGGCGCCCTTGATCGAGAACCTGCAGCACACCTTGGATCAGTTCGTGGAGATTGGCTTGGGATATCTGACCCTTGACCGTCCTTCTGGATCTCTCTCCGGCGGTGAATCCCAGCGCGTGAAAATGATCCGCCACATGGGGTCCGCGCTTACGGACGTGACGTACGTATTTGATGAGCCTTCAGTGGGACTGCACCCACACGATATTCAGCGCATGAACGAGCTGTTGCAACGACTTCGGGACAAGGGCAACACCGTCCTCGTGGTGGAGCACAAGCCGGAGATGATCGAGATCGCCGACTACGTAGTGGACATGGGTCCTGGCCCGGGTTCTCACGGCGGACAGATCTGCTTCGAGGGTTCTGTGGCGGATCTTCGGAAGAGCGGCACTGTCACCGGCAAGCATCTGGATGATCGTGCTCAGCTCAAGCCGAACGTGAATAAGCCCAAGGGGTCGCTCAAGATTCGTGGTGCTTCGGAGAACAATCTGCAGAACGTGGACATCGACGTTCCGTTGGGCGTTCTTGTGGCTGTCACCGGTGTATCTGGTTCGGGAAAGAGCTCGCTGGTCCATGGTTCAATCGCCAAGAATGAGGGCGTTGTATCTATCGACCAGACCGCCATCCGTGGATCGCGCCGCAGCAATCCCGCGACTTATACCGGGATGCTCGAACCCATCCGCAAGGCATTCGCCAAAGAGAACGGTGTGAAGCCCGCGCTTTTCAGTGCGAACTCTGAAGGGGCATGCCCTACCTGTAATGGTGCCGGCGTGGTCTACACGGAGCTTGGCTTCATGGCGACCGTGGGCACCACGTGTGAAGACTGCGAGGGCAAGCGCTTCCAGCCCGAGGTCCTTGAGTACCGTTTGGCCGGCAAGAACATCGACGAAGTTCTTTCCATGCCAGTGGATGAGGCCGAGGCGTTCTTTGGAGCCGGGGACGCGAAAATTCCGGCGGTGCACAAGATTCTGCAGCGCTTGGCCGATGTTGGTCTCGGCTACCTGAGCCTGGGCCAGCCACTCACCACGCTCTCTGGCGGTGAACGCCAGCGACTCAAGCTCGCAACCCAAATGGCGGATAAGGGTGAGATCTACGTTCTGGATGAGCCCACAACGGGCCTGCACTTGGCAGACGTTGAGCAGCTCATGGGACTGCTTGATCGACTCGTAAAGTCCGGGAAGTCCGTGATTGTCATTGAGCATCATCAGGCGGTGATGGCCCATGCGGACTGGATCATTGATCTGGGTCCGGGTGCAGGTAACGAAGGCGGCAAGGTGGTCTTCGAAGGAACCCCGGCTGAGATCGTCAAAGATGCGTCAACGCTCACGGGTAAGTACTTGAAGGAGTATGTGGGCGCTTAG
- a CDS encoding GNAT family N-acetyltransferase — translation MSESIVLPESERIEYSRMQDSDLDELAQLLGDPTTMQFYPRSRTRDEALDWISWNQRNYARDGLGLWTLRLKDPASDTVNSARLAALKENSKSRAASSYFIGDCGLTWQRIDGDEDLEIGYHVRPELQGQGLATEAAQASRDLAISLGHRRLISIIHPDNIASRRVAEKVGMQVDRETVSRTGIPVVVYAGEW, via the coding sequence ATGAGCGAGTCCATCGTGTTGCCGGAATCAGAACGCATTGAATACTCGCGCATGCAGGACTCGGACCTCGACGAGTTGGCGCAACTCTTGGGCGATCCAACCACCATGCAGTTCTATCCGCGGTCCAGGACTCGCGACGAAGCGCTCGACTGGATCAGCTGGAATCAACGCAACTACGCCCGTGATGGGCTGGGACTCTGGACTCTGCGCTTGAAAGATCCCGCGAGCGACACCGTGAATTCGGCGCGTCTCGCGGCACTGAAGGAGAACTCGAAAAGCCGAGCTGCGTCGTCGTACTTTATAGGCGATTGCGGACTGACCTGGCAGCGCATCGACGGAGACGAGGATCTCGAAATCGGGTATCACGTGCGGCCGGAACTACAGGGGCAAGGGCTTGCGACGGAAGCCGCGCAAGCGAGCCGTGATCTCGCGATTTCGCTAGGTCATCGACGGCTGATTTCAATCATTCATCCAGACAACATCGCCTCCCGCCGCGTCGCGGAAAAGGTTGGCATGCAGGTTGATCGTGAGACTGTCAGCCGAACCGGCATTCCGGTGGTTGTTTATGCGGGTGAATGGTGA
- a CDS encoding RNA polymerase-binding protein RbpA: MSDRSLRGMRLGAQSMETEAGVEPAPRQRVEYRCEDGEQVFVMFAAEAEIPPTWTSKTGKEAVLVNGEKPVDSNEKPVRTHWDMLLERRSVDELEQILEDRLNKLRESRGEKVSAKK, from the coding sequence GTGAGCGATCGCAGTTTGCGAGGTATGCGTCTTGGCGCACAGAGCATGGAGACGGAAGCTGGCGTAGAACCAGCTCCACGCCAGCGCGTTGAATACCGTTGCGAAGACGGAGAGCAGGTCTTCGTGATGTTTGCAGCCGAGGCTGAGATTCCGCCGACGTGGACCTCTAAGACCGGCAAGGAAGCCGTTCTTGTCAATGGCGAAAAGCCAGTTGATAGCAACGAAAAGCCAGTGCGTACGCACTGGGACATGCTGTTGGAGCGTCGTTCTGTAGACGAGCTTGAGCAGATTCTTGAGGACCGCCTCAACAAGCTTCGCGAATCGCGCGGGGAAAAGGTTTCTGCAAAGAAGTAA
- a CDS encoding SPFH domain-containing protein gives MFQNGNGTATGIVLAVLAIFVIVVLIRSVRIIPQARAGIVERLGKYQRTLGPGLTLLIPFVDRLLPLLDLRETVVSFPPQPVITEDNLVVSIDTVVYFQITEPRAATYEIANYIQAVEQLTTTTLRNVVGGLNLEEALTSRDQINGQLRGVLDEATGKWGIRVSRVELKAIDPPLSIQDSMEKQMRAERDRRAAILTAEGTKQSQILTAEGQRQAAILAAEGDAKAAILRADGEAQAIQKVFDAIHAGRPDQELLAYQYLQTLPKIAEGTANTLWIIPSEVGDALKGIGGALGNFGGVGGAGATSGAGATGVAGNAGNAGTTGNNPAGSANS, from the coding sequence ATGTTTCAGAACGGAAACGGTACAGCTACCGGCATTGTTCTAGCGGTACTTGCGATCTTCGTGATCGTGGTCCTCATCCGGTCAGTTCGAATCATCCCGCAGGCGCGCGCAGGAATCGTGGAGCGCCTCGGAAAGTATCAGCGCACGTTGGGCCCAGGCCTGACGCTGCTCATTCCATTTGTGGACCGACTCTTGCCACTGTTGGACCTGCGCGAGACCGTTGTGAGCTTCCCGCCGCAGCCCGTCATCACGGAAGACAACCTGGTAGTCAGCATTGACACCGTGGTCTACTTCCAGATCACGGAGCCACGGGCCGCCACGTACGAAATCGCGAACTACATTCAGGCCGTGGAGCAGTTGACCACCACGACGCTTCGTAACGTTGTGGGTGGTTTGAACCTTGAAGAGGCACTCACGAGCCGCGACCAGATCAACGGCCAGCTCCGTGGCGTTCTTGACGAAGCCACAGGCAAGTGGGGCATCCGCGTGTCACGCGTGGAGCTCAAGGCCATTGATCCGCCACTCTCCATCCAGGACTCGATGGAGAAGCAGATGCGCGCTGAGCGTGATCGCCGCGCCGCCATCTTGACCGCTGAAGGCACCAAGCAGTCTCAGATCCTCACGGCCGAAGGTCAGCGCCAGGCGGCGATCTTGGCCGCTGAAGGCGACGCCAAGGCTGCGATTCTGCGTGCAGACGGTGAAGCTCAGGCCATTCAGAAGGTCTTCGACGCCATCCACGCTGGACGCCCTGATCAGGAACTTCTGGCCTACCAGTACTTGCAGACGCTCCCGAAGATCGCCGAGGGAACCGCAAACACTTTGTGGATCATCCCGAGCGAAGTCGGAGATGCTCTCAAGGGCATCGGCGGGGCTCTAGGAAACTTTGGTGGTGTCGGCGGTGCTGGCGCTACCAGCGGTGCGGGTGCTACGGGCGTTGCGGGCAATGCCGGTAACGCAGGAACCACAGGCAATAATCCGGCCGGTTCTGCCAACTCATAG
- a CDS encoding NfeD family protein has translation MFEWIVANGWVFWLVLFLVLAVIEMMSLDLFFLMLSIGALGGVATALIGGEFWLQTVVFCVLSLLLIFMLRPVALRHLRKAPESHRTNIDRLIGEEALVLEPTSRLMGSAKIGGEVWTARAESGAPLQPGTYGSVVRIEGATAYLAPRDTH, from the coding sequence ATGTTTGAGTGGATTGTCGCCAACGGATGGGTGTTTTGGCTTGTCCTGTTTTTGGTGCTCGCCGTGATCGAGATGATGTCCCTCGATCTGTTCTTCCTCATGTTGTCCATCGGCGCTTTGGGCGGCGTGGCAACGGCACTCATCGGTGGCGAATTTTGGCTTCAGACAGTCGTGTTCTGCGTCCTGTCATTGCTCCTGATTTTTATGCTCCGACCGGTCGCTTTACGGCACCTGCGGAAGGCTCCGGAATCTCACCGCACCAACATTGACCGGCTCATCGGCGAAGAGGCCCTCGTGCTCGAGCCCACCAGCCGTCTCATGGGCAGCGCCAAAATCGGTGGCGAAGTCTGGACGGCCCGTGCCGAATCAGGCGCACCACTCCAGCCCGGAACTTACGGTTCCGTGGTTCGCATTGAAGGTGCTACCGCGTACCTCGCGCCCCGCGACACCCACTAA
- a CDS encoding putative RNA methyltransferase, translated as MTSLNVTNWSDCLVCPVCGDEMLLKGERTLHCVNGHEYDAARQGYFNLLTGRGTKFREDTPEMVAARLRFLEAGHYSPIADAIVAEVPREAQFVVDAGSGPGYYLNSVVSSLEDSGQSSQSSTQPRAVALDISRAAAKHAAKISNTLSLVTDLWSVLPLAANTVDVVLNVFAPHNIEEFRRVLKRGGRVIVVTPAPHHLQELRDAETGLLGMQSGKQEKLHHTFSEGFTLLHETNVDFSLSLDTQAIADLVGMGPAGHHTSASPDEESPTESAQATDGEPRTVSCGVVLSVFQKS; from the coding sequence GTGACTTCTTTGAACGTGACCAACTGGTCCGATTGCCTCGTCTGCCCCGTGTGTGGAGATGAGATGTTGCTCAAGGGCGAACGCACCTTGCACTGCGTCAATGGTCATGAGTACGACGCCGCTCGTCAGGGATACTTCAATCTCTTGACCGGCCGGGGTACAAAATTCCGCGAGGACACTCCCGAGATGGTTGCCGCGCGCTTGCGGTTCCTCGAAGCCGGGCACTACTCCCCCATTGCTGATGCGATCGTTGCCGAGGTGCCTCGCGAGGCTCAGTTCGTAGTGGACGCAGGTTCCGGTCCCGGCTATTACCTGAATTCCGTCGTGTCTTCGCTTGAAGATTCCGGGCAGTCGTCGCAGTCTTCAACTCAGCCGCGAGCAGTCGCCCTGGACATTTCCCGTGCCGCCGCCAAGCACGCCGCGAAGATCTCCAACACCCTCTCCTTGGTGACGGATTTGTGGAGCGTCTTGCCGCTCGCGGCCAACACGGTCGATGTAGTCCTCAACGTGTTCGCTCCGCACAACATTGAGGAATTCCGGCGCGTCCTGAAGCGCGGTGGCCGAGTCATCGTCGTGACGCCGGCACCTCACCACTTGCAAGAACTGCGCGACGCTGAGACAGGTCTCTTGGGAATGCAGTCAGGAAAGCAGGAGAAGCTTCACCACACCTTCAGCGAGGGATTTACGCTGCTCCACGAAACCAATGTGGATTTCAGCCTCAGCCTTGATACTCAAGCCATCGCCGATCTCGTCGGCATGGGACCTGCGGGCCATCACACATCGGCGTCGCCTGACGAGGAATCTCCCACTGAAAGTGCACAGGCAACTGACGGCGAACCGCGCACGGTGAGCTGCGGCGTCGTCCTTTCTGTCTTCCAGAAATCCTGA
- a CDS encoding GNAT family N-acetyltransferase produces the protein MITEVHDVLARYRDAVYDQDVDAFIALYSPNVRIFEMWKAWELLGHDGARTLSSVWFASIPAGEKVAASFYDVHIREYDDAALVSAYVRFSGCTPDANGHFTPVRHQDNRITWVLERVDGQWLIVHEHTSAPIDDESAKAMLHREDLVEEGAHKIWSVRPEQAGDQANVHGINAAAFPTLEEAELVDALRVDPDAWIDGLSMLSFDGDRPVGHALLTRCYIDDVPALALAPCAVLPEFQFTGAGTAAINGALDAARAMGEKFVVVLGHADYYPRFGFKRAVDHGVRLSIEIPEEAFMVLSLQDQEEFPCGTVRYAAAFGI, from the coding sequence ATGATCACAGAAGTTCACGACGTCCTGGCACGATACCGCGATGCGGTGTACGACCAGGACGTCGATGCTTTCATCGCCCTGTATAGCCCGAACGTGCGCATCTTTGAGATGTGGAAGGCCTGGGAATTGCTGGGCCACGACGGCGCGCGAACGCTTTCATCGGTCTGGTTTGCGAGCATTCCGGCAGGGGAGAAGGTCGCGGCCTCCTTCTATGACGTTCACATTCGGGAGTACGACGACGCTGCCTTAGTGAGTGCCTACGTCCGGTTTAGCGGTTGCACGCCTGATGCGAACGGTCACTTCACTCCCGTCCGGCATCAGGACAACCGGATCACTTGGGTGCTGGAACGCGTGGACGGGCAGTGGCTCATTGTCCACGAACACACCTCGGCACCGATTGACGACGAATCAGCCAAAGCGATGCTCCATCGCGAGGACCTCGTGGAAGAAGGCGCGCACAAAATCTGGTCCGTCCGTCCAGAACAGGCAGGCGACCAAGCAAACGTGCACGGGATCAACGCCGCAGCGTTTCCTACGCTCGAAGAGGCTGAGCTCGTCGACGCCCTTCGCGTCGATCCTGATGCATGGATCGACGGGCTATCGATGCTCTCGTTTGATGGAGACCGTCCTGTGGGTCATGCGCTGTTGACGCGTTGCTACATTGATGACGTTCCGGCACTGGCGCTGGCGCCGTGCGCAGTCTTGCCCGAGTTCCAATTCACGGGTGCGGGTACGGCAGCGATCAACGGTGCCCTCGACGCAGCCCGAGCGATGGGGGAGAAGTTCGTGGTGGTCCTGGGCCATGCGGACTACTACCCACGTTTTGGCTTCAAGCGGGCGGTGGACCACGGAGTCCGTCTCTCCATCGAAATCCCAGAAGAAGCGTTCATGGTCCTGAGCCTGCAAGACCAGGAAGAATTCCCGTGCGGAACTGTCCGTTACGCGGCCGCATTCGGTATATGA
- a CDS encoding S9 family peptidase, with amino-acid sequence MKPENIDLLTTLSAPAVHPDGTRAVVAAKRPNFDNDSYTGQLWDVALDGSGARRITQGTADGAPQFSPDGSILAFVRRDADGKPQIAIAPGTGGEARIITTAPLGISSFTFSRDGRFIAFEAARPEEDRYGTTEGVSGAQENPRHITTLKYRMNGAGFIVDKRSGIYVMEIPAVDDVPYVKPTGRAAKLGKDQRKDQGNAADESADAASKAEYHLGVLGGEKGMPKATLVTRIDADASAPEFSPDGQWLYFTAELHEGSEADLRADVYRVNVSGVLGGSETADATFTHPELVTTGSGDVAIDAVRFGVDGVLYGLGGDLGATGVEFVGKPAGVYSLGDGTPGAELKLLTDLGEDDATETPKLERGATAGVWALSRHRGSSSPLHVTAEGAQRLDVGQRVVKAAVETPAGVAVTYSDPETPSDLALVKDGAFTRITDFGAKLREQSTVIAPQEFTAIAADGHEVHGWIFVPEGDGPHPVLLNIHGGPFSAHDWAYFDEPQVYANAGYAVLHCNPRGSAGYGIEHGQAIKGAMGTVDASDVLAFLEQAVASNASLDGERLGVMGGSYGGYLSAWLIGHDHRFKAAIVERGCLEPYAFQGSSDIGWFFLGEYMGRDAELQRQQSPFAAADENQTPTLIIHSEEDYRCPLEQAQQYFAKLKLQGTEAELLVFPGENHELSRAGTPWHRKQRFEAILEWWNRHLPVA; translated from the coding sequence ATGAAACCGGAGAACATCGATCTACTGACCACCCTATCCGCGCCAGCCGTGCATCCGGACGGAACGCGCGCAGTGGTTGCCGCTAAGCGTCCAAACTTTGACAACGATTCCTACACAGGTCAGCTGTGGGATGTGGCGCTGGACGGCTCGGGCGCACGCCGCATCACGCAAGGAACCGCGGACGGTGCGCCACAATTTTCGCCAGACGGCAGCATTTTGGCCTTCGTACGCCGCGACGCGGACGGCAAGCCGCAGATTGCGATCGCGCCCGGCACCGGGGGAGAAGCTCGCATCATTACGACGGCGCCGCTCGGCATTAGCTCGTTCACGTTTTCCCGCGATGGTCGTTTTATCGCCTTTGAGGCAGCCCGACCCGAAGAGGATCGCTATGGCACCACGGAAGGTGTTTCCGGTGCTCAAGAGAATCCGCGGCACATCACCACGCTGAAATACCGCATGAATGGTGCCGGCTTCATCGTGGACAAGCGCAGCGGAATCTACGTCATGGAAATTCCCGCCGTTGATGATGTGCCGTACGTGAAGCCAACTGGCCGTGCAGCCAAGCTCGGGAAGGATCAGCGCAAAGATCAGGGCAACGCCGCTGACGAATCCGCGGATGCTGCGTCCAAGGCCGAGTATCACTTGGGCGTTTTGGGTGGCGAGAAGGGCATGCCGAAGGCAACCTTGGTCACGCGCATTGATGCGGATGCTTCGGCTCCTGAATTTAGCCCCGACGGCCAGTGGCTGTACTTCACCGCCGAACTTCACGAGGGCTCCGAGGCCGACCTTCGCGCCGATGTCTACCGCGTGAATGTCTCCGGTGTGCTCGGTGGCTCCGAAACGGCTGACGCAACTTTCACTCATCCAGAATTGGTGACCACAGGTTCCGGCGACGTCGCTATTGACGCGGTCCGTTTTGGAGTTGACGGCGTCTTGTACGGGCTGGGCGGGGACCTTGGGGCTACGGGCGTCGAGTTCGTCGGTAAGCCAGCGGGCGTGTATTCGCTGGGCGACGGCACGCCCGGTGCCGAGTTGAAGCTCCTGACGGATCTTGGTGAAGACGATGCCACGGAAACCCCCAAGCTGGAACGTGGAGCCACCGCCGGTGTTTGGGCGCTGAGCCGCCACCGGGGAAGCTCGTCGCCGCTCCACGTGACGGCGGAGGGTGCTCAGCGACTCGACGTGGGACAGCGAGTGGTGAAGGCCGCCGTGGAGACGCCGGCAGGCGTTGCGGTGACGTATTCAGATCCTGAAACGCCAAGCGATCTGGCTCTCGTGAAAGATGGTGCCTTCACACGCATCACGGATTTCGGTGCCAAGCTCCGCGAACAGAGCACCGTCATCGCACCTCAGGAATTCACCGCAATTGCGGCCGACGGCCATGAGGTCCACGGCTGGATCTTCGTGCCAGAAGGAGATGGGCCACACCCGGTTCTGCTCAACATTCACGGTGGTCCATTCAGTGCGCATGACTGGGCCTACTTTGACGAGCCCCAGGTTTACGCGAACGCCGGCTACGCAGTGCTTCACTGCAACCCGCGTGGGTCCGCCGGTTACGGCATCGAGCACGGTCAGGCCATCAAGGGCGCCATGGGAACCGTGGACGCGAGCGATGTGCTCGCGTTCTTGGAACAGGCAGTTGCTTCGAATGCGTCGCTGGACGGCGAGCGCTTGGGCGTCATGGGTGGTTCCTACGGTGGTTATCTCTCCGCGTGGTTGATCGGTCATGACCACCGTTTCAAGGCGGCCATCGTGGAGCGCGGATGCTTGGAACCGTACGCGTTCCAGGGTTCTTCAGACATCGGATGGTTCTTCTTGGGCGAATACATGGGACGCGACGCTGAGCTGCAGCGCCAGCAGAGCCCCTTCGCTGCGGCTGACGAAAACCAGACGCCAACGCTCATCATCCACTCCGAAGAGGACTACCGCTGTCCGCTTGAGCAGGCTCAGCAGTACTTTGCCAAGCTCAAGCTCCAAGGCACCGAGGCTGAACTCTTGGTGTTCCCGGGCGAGAACCACGAGCTCTCACGCGCCGGTACGCCATGGCACCGTAAACAGCGCTTCGAGGCAATTCTTGAGTGGTGGAACCGTCACCTGCCGGTGGCTTAG
- a CDS encoding MDR family MFS transporter produces the protein MPSSLAQEESAPPQTKAEQQLSTKGVTTIITVLALSAFLMILNETVLSVALPNLMAEFNVNAVSVQWLTTGFLLTMAIVIPTTGFLIQRFTTRSLFTVAVSLFLVGTFVAAIAPNVGVILVGRIIQASGTAIVLPLLMVTTLTLVAPARRGAVMGLNSVVISVAPAIGPTLSGLVVEAWGWRWIFGALVPLAAILLIAGFVALKHKTPTRRAPLDILSVIVSAIGFGGLVYALASISEIIHGSIAPLIAFVVGLAALAIFVKRQIALNRDNGATLLNLMPFTRHNFRLSVALLMIAMGTMLGTVMILPIYLQNGRDISVLETGLMLLPGGLIQGIASPFVGRIFDKVGALPLVLPGSILLAGSMWWQTTLSADTPLRLVIAMNVVFCLGLALLMTPLMTTALGDLPRNMYGHGSAILNTLQQLAGAAGTAAFVAALSIGSATAAMRGSSDADSVIAGAHATFTFGGILATLAIVLAFFIKKAAPAEKH, from the coding sequence ATGCCCTCGTCCCTCGCACAAGAGGAATCCGCTCCACCACAAACGAAAGCGGAGCAGCAACTCAGCACTAAGGGTGTCACCACCATCATCACCGTGCTGGCGCTCTCCGCGTTCTTGATGATTCTCAATGAGACCGTGCTCTCCGTGGCACTTCCCAACCTCATGGCCGAATTCAACGTGAATGCCGTGAGCGTTCAATGGCTGACTACCGGCTTCTTGCTCACGATGGCCATCGTCATTCCCACCACGGGTTTTTTGATTCAGCGCTTCACCACTCGAAGCCTGTTCACCGTGGCCGTTTCACTTTTCCTCGTGGGCACGTTCGTGGCCGCCATTGCACCGAATGTTGGTGTGATCCTGGTGGGCCGCATCATTCAGGCAAGCGGCACGGCCATTGTTCTTCCGTTGCTCATGGTGACCACGTTGACGCTCGTTGCACCCGCCCGTCGCGGTGCGGTCATGGGATTGAACTCCGTGGTGATTTCGGTTGCGCCGGCTATCGGCCCCACCCTTTCCGGCCTCGTTGTTGAAGCCTGGGGCTGGCGTTGGATCTTCGGCGCGCTGGTCCCTCTGGCTGCCATCTTGCTTATTGCGGGTTTCGTAGCGCTCAAGCACAAGACTCCAACCCGTCGCGCTCCGCTGGATATTCTTTCCGTCATTGTTTCGGCTATCGGATTCGGCGGCTTGGTCTACGCACTCGCTTCTATCTCCGAAATCATCCACGGCTCGATAGCTCCTCTGATCGCCTTCGTCGTGGGTCTGGCTGCTCTCGCCATCTTCGTGAAGCGTCAGATCGCACTGAACCGCGACAACGGCGCCACGCTCTTGAACTTGATGCCTTTCACGCGTCACAACTTCCGCCTATCCGTGGCACTTCTCATGATCGCGATGGGCACCATGCTGGGAACCGTCATGATTCTGCCAATCTATCTCCAAAACGGACGAGATATCAGCGTTCTCGAAACTGGTCTCATGCTGCTCCCGGGCGGCCTGATCCAAGGTATTGCTTCGCCGTTCGTCGGCCGCATCTTCGACAAGGTGGGTGCACTCCCCCTCGTTCTGCCCGGCTCGATTCTGCTTGCAGGAAGCATGTGGTGGCAGACCACTTTGAGTGCTGACACTCCCCTTCGTCTGGTCATCGCGATGAACGTGGTCTTCTGCTTGGGTCTGGCCCTACTGATGACCCCATTAATGACGACGGCGTTGGGTGACCTTCCGCGCAACATGTACGGACACGGTTCCGCAATTTTGAATACGCTCCAGCAGTTGGCTGGCGCGGCGGGCACGGCGGCTTTCGTCGCAGCGCTCTCGATTGGTTCGGCTACCGCAGCGATGCGCGGCTCGAGCGATGCCGATTCCGTGATTGCCGGCGCTCACGCCACGTTCACTTTTGGTGGCATCTTGGCCACGTTGGCAATCGTGCTGGCGTTCTTCATCAAGAAGGCGGCTCCAGCCGAGAAGCACTAG